A genome region from Rhodopseudomonas boonkerdii includes the following:
- a CDS encoding nuclear transport factor 2 family protein, producing MPHYADVAAGYIALWNERDVEKRATMLASRWTEDAVYVDPLSKAKGLAEMDALVASVQGKFPRDFKFALRGSPNGFGEYLRFSWSLGPARQSASIEGTDFATLERSKIKSVTGFLDKIPTS from the coding sequence ATGCCTCATTATGCAGACGTTGCTGCCGGCTATATTGCTCTTTGGAATGAGCGCGATGTCGAGAAGCGAGCCACAATGCTTGCATCTCGTTGGACCGAAGACGCCGTCTACGTCGATCCGCTCTCGAAAGCCAAGGGCCTTGCTGAAATGGATGCACTCGTCGCCAGCGTGCAGGGTAAGTTCCCAAGAGACTTTAAGTTCGCCTTGCGTGGCTCGCCGAACGGGTTCGGGGAATATTTGCGCTTCTCCTGGAGCTTAGGCCCAGCTCGCCAGTCGGCTTCAATTGAAGGGACGGATTTTGCCACTCTGGAGCGGTCCAAGATCAAGAGCGTTACCGGTTTTCTTGACAAGATTCCAACCTCCTGA
- a CDS encoding UDP-2,3-diacylglucosamine diphosphatase: MAFLREREIGDLSDRPTPTPRDVLKVRTLFISDVHLGTKGCQAEQLVDFLRQYDAGTVYLVGDIVDGWYLRSNWYWPSTHNVVIQELVELARRGKRLVYVAGNHDDFIRNYTGSTFGAVEVVEYAIHNGLDGRDYLVVHGDHFDLVVRHARWLALLGDFGYRTALTANVWLNWVRSRFGLAYWSLSSWAKLRVKNAVNYIGCYEEVLSSEARRHHTQGVICGHIHHAAMHDECGIRYINTGDWVESCTSVVEHHDGRFEIIRWTEVRPQQMSDEASLVPFARAVA, encoded by the coding sequence ATGGCGTTTCTCCGCGAACGCGAAATCGGCGACCTTTCAGATCGGCCGACGCCTACGCCGCGCGACGTCCTCAAGGTCAGGACACTGTTCATTTCTGACGTCCATCTAGGCACCAAGGGCTGTCAGGCCGAGCAGTTGGTCGACTTTCTCCGCCAGTATGACGCTGGCACCGTATATCTGGTCGGTGACATCGTCGACGGATGGTATCTGAGATCGAATTGGTATTGGCCAAGCACGCACAATGTAGTCATACAGGAACTCGTAGAGCTGGCGCGGCGCGGTAAGCGGCTCGTATATGTGGCTGGTAATCACGACGATTTCATCCGCAATTACACGGGCTCGACTTTTGGCGCTGTAGAAGTGGTCGAGTATGCGATCCACAACGGACTCGACGGGCGCGACTATCTCGTCGTGCACGGCGATCATTTCGATCTCGTCGTCCGCCACGCCCGCTGGTTGGCGTTGCTCGGCGATTTCGGTTATCGCACCGCGCTCACCGCCAACGTCTGGCTCAACTGGGTCCGTAGCCGGTTTGGGCTTGCCTACTGGTCGCTCTCATCCTGGGCGAAGCTGCGCGTCAAAAATGCGGTCAACTACATTGGCTGCTACGAGGAGGTGCTTTCGTCGGAAGCGCGGCGACACCATACACAGGGGGTGATTTGCGGTCACATTCATCATGCGGCGATGCATGACGAATGTGGCATCCGCTACATCAACACTGGTGATTGGGTGGAATCCTGCACCAGTGTGGTCGAGCATCATGATGGGCGGTTCGAGATTATCCGCTGGACCGAGGTGCGGCCACAGCAGATGTCGGATGAAGCGAGCTTGGTGCCATTCGCAAGGGCGGTCGCCTAA